A single window of Mangifera indica cultivar Alphonso chromosome 18, CATAS_Mindica_2.1, whole genome shotgun sequence DNA harbors:
- the LOC123202451 gene encoding expansin-A12, which produces MGLIVLPSVLLWQIFFFVTVMLEGIHCQAGRLLYAHATFYGANQSPSTLGGACGYDNTIHAGFGINTAALSGALYRGGEACGACYQLMCDFKADPKWCLRRATVTVTATNFCPPNNNGGWCDPPRQHFDMSMPAFLRIARQGNEGIVPVLYRRVACKRRGGVHFTLRGQSNFNLVMISNVGGSGDVRAAWVRGSRTRTWVAMQRNWGANWSTSIDLRNQKLSFKITLVDQKTLLFFNVVPSSWRFGQTYSSKNQFST; this is translated from the exons ATGGGTCTGATTGTTCTTCCTTCTGTATTGCTATGGCAGATTTTCTTCTTCGTTACTGTGATGCTTGAGGGCATTCATTGCCAAGCTGGTCGTTTGCTTTACGCTCATGCAACTTTCTATGGAGCCAACCAGAGCCCCTCCACTCTTG GGGGAGCTTGTGGTTATGATAACACCATTCATGCCGGCTTCGGAATCAACACGGCGGCTCTGAGTGGAGCACTATACAGAGGCGGGGAGGCGTGCGGTGCTTGCTACCAGCTGATGTGCGACTTCAAGGCTGATCCAAAGTGGTGTCTCCGCCGTGCCACTGTGACTGTAACAGCCACCAATTTCTGCCCGCCGAATAACAACGGCGGGTGGTGCGATCCCCCTCGCCAACACTTCGACATGTCCATGCCTGCTTTCCTGCGCATTGCTCGACAGGGCAATGAAGGCATCGTTCCTGTCCTCTATCGAAG AGTGGCGTGCAAGAGGAGAGGGGGCGTCCATTTCACATTGAGGGGGCAGTCGAATTTCAACCTGGTGATGATTTCGAACGTGGGCGGCAGCGGCGACGTGAGGGCTGCATGGGTGAGAGGGTCAAGGACAAGGACGTGGGTGGCCATGCAGAGAAACTGGGGGGCAAACTGGTCAACCAGCATCGATCTTCGAAACCAGAAACTCTCTTTTAAGATCACCTTGGTCGATCAGAAAACTCTTCTGTTCTTCAATGTCGTGCCTTCGTCCTGGAGATTTGGCCAGACTTATTCTTCCAAGAACCAGTTCTCCACttaa
- the LOC123201341 gene encoding vicilin-like seed storage protein At2g18540 produces the protein MARDRNGTHHEEDDEVPPSKIKSKHRSPESSDSDSEDDRKRVKSDKRKRKSGKRRRSRSDEDSESEYSSSASEYSDSESESESESEEERRARKRKERKRRREKEEERERKRRKREKERRKREKEKKEKRKKKKKEKLERGKRGAVTNSWGKYGIIRETDMWNKRPEFTAWLAEVKQVNLESLPNWEEKQMFKQFMEDHNTATFPSKKYYNLDAYHKRQMEKELKRGSNKVSLEERTIFNDEEQRRLELQQAREKQKEEEVEALKRSMQSGMAQAMKEQAQLREEMAYQYKLGNFEAAAAIQRRLDPDVAM, from the exons ATGGCTAGAGATCGAAACGGCACTCATCATGAAGAAGACGACGAAGTTCCTCCATCGAAGATCAAATCGAAACACAGGTCGCCAGAAAGTTCTGATTCAGACTCCGAAGATGACCGAAAACGCGTAAAAAGCGATAAACGAAAGCGGAAATCAGGAAAACGACGCCGTAGTCGAAGCGACGAAGATTCAGAGTCTGAATATTCTTCTTCCGCGTCCGAGTACTCGGATTCGGAGTCGGAATCCGAGTCGGAGAGCGAAGAGGAGAGGAGGGCgaggaagagaaaggagaggaagagaagaagagagaaggaagaggagagagaaaggAAACgaaggaagagagagaaagagaggagaaaaagagagaaagaaaagaaagagaagagaaagaagaagaaaaaggagaagCTGGAAAGAGGTAAGAGAGGAGCCGTAACGAATTCCTGGGGCAAATATGGGATTATCAGAGAAACTGATATGTG GAATAAGAGGCCTGAGTTCACAGCATGGCTAGCAGAAGTGAAGCAG GTTAACCTGGAAAGCTTGCCTAATTGGGAAGAGAAACAAATGTTCAAGCA aTTCATGGAGGATCACAACACAGCTACCTTTCCTTCGAAAAA GTATTATAACCTTGATGCTTATCACAAACGCCAAATGGAAAAAGAATTGAAGAGGGGTTCCAACAAGGTCTCACTAGAGGAACGTACCATATTCAATGATGAAGAACAGCGCCG aTTGGAACTGCAACAAGCACGGGAAAAGCAAAAGGAAGAGGAGGTGGAAGCTTTAAAGCGCTCTATGCAGAGTGGAATG GCACAAGCAATGAAAGAGCAAGCACAACTCCGGGAAGAGATGGCCTATCAATACAAACTTGGCAACTTTGAG GCTGCAGCAGCTATTCAGAGAAGATTGGACCCAGATGTTGCTATGTAA
- the LOC123201711 gene encoding putative per-hexamer repeat protein 5, protein MAPPQKFASTCLFFLLCLSFSFAHRLLLNGKLKVDSVVVINSEKEKLDNDKAVGVGYGAGTGSGSGGTGFGSGTATGTGMGFGSRTGFGTATGFGSGTGTGSGNGWGSGIGMGTDTGWVSGNGVGAGFRARAGYGTVTGFGTNFGLGTGTGTLTGWASGAGAGAGFRAYASYSTGTGISTDCPRQNNCTPNQAPCSRGSRCIPCQIERVEDSAVQPGGESKPPYSNHAKKPASPKMAPPQQFASTFSFFLLCLSFSFAHRLLLNDKLKVDSVGVVIEKAVGVGYGSGTGFGSGAAGFGSGMGTGTGTGTGFGTGTGIGTGTGFGSGTGTGTFTGFGSGTGTGYATGTGWGSGTGMGTGTGFGTGTGVGTGTGFGSGTGVGTGTGFGSGTGIGTFTGFGSGTGTGYATGTGWGSGTGTGTGTGYGTGTGYASGSGAGAGAGIKTGCPRQNKTVSQAKPPALMAPIAFLSKLSEWMSQQPNQPVSPIGR, encoded by the exons ATGGCTCCACCGCAAAAATTTGCCTCcacatgtttatttttcttactaTGCTTAAGCTTCAGTTTTGCTCACAGACTTCTCTTGAATGGTAAACTGAAAGTTGATAGTGTTGTTGTCATCAATAGCGAGAAAGAAAAGTTGGATAACGACAAGGCCGTCGGAGTTGGGTACGGAGCTGGAACTGGGTCCGGTTCTGGTGGTACTGGATTTGGTTCAGGAACCGCCACCGGTACAGGTATGGGTTTTGGAAGTAGGACTGGTTTCGGTACTGCAACAGGGTTCGGATCAGGAACTGGCACTGGTAGTGGAAATGGTTGGGGAAGTGGCATTGGGATGGGTACAGATACTGGTTGGGTGAGTGGAAATGGAGTCGGCGCAGGCTTTCGCGCACGCGCCGGTTATGGTACTGTTACAGGGTTCGGAACAAATTTTGGGTTAGGGACTGGTACTGGGACTTTAACTGGTTGGGCAAGTGGAGCTGGAGCCGGTGCAGGTTTCCGAGCATATGCCAGTTATAGTACTGGTACTGGTATTAGTACTGACTGCCCACGTCAAAATAATTGTACCCCTAACCAAGCCCCTTGCTCTCGGGGCTCCCGTTGCATTCCTTGCCAAATTGAGCGAGTTGAGGACTCAGCAGTCCAACCAGGTGGTGAGTCCAAGCCTCCTTACTCG AACCATGCGAAGAAGCCAGCTTCGCCAAAAATGGCTCCACCGCAACAATTTGCCTCCACGTTTTCATTCTTCTTACTATGCTTAAGCTTCAGTTTCGCTCATAGACTTCTCTTGAATGATAAACTGAAAGTTGATAGCGTTGGTGTCGTAATCGAGAAGGCGGTTGGAGTTGGGTACGGATCTGGAACTGGGTTCGGTTCTGGTGCTGCGGGATTTGGTTCAGGAATGGGCACTGGTACAGGTACAGGTACGGGTTTTGGTACTGGGACTGGTATTGGTACCGGTACAGGTTTCGGATCAGGGACTGGTACTGGTACTTTCACTGGGTTTGGCAGTGGCACAGGTACTGGTTATGCTACTGGTACTGGTTGGGGAAGTGGAACGGGAATGGGCACAGGCACGGGTTTTGGTACTGGGACTGGTGTTGGTACAGGAACAGGTTTCGGATCTGGGACTGGTGTTGGTACCGGAACAGGTTTCGGATCAGGGACTGGTATTGGTACTTTCACTGGGTTCGGAAGTGGCACAGGTACTGGTTATGCTACTGGTACTGGTTGGGGAAGTGGAACGGGAACTGGCACAGGTACCGGTTATGGTACTGGTACAGGGTATGCAAGTGGTAGTGGTGCAGGTGCTGGTGCCGGTATTAAGACTGGCTGCCCACGTCAAAATAAAACTGTATCCCAGGCCAAACCCCCtgctctcatggctcccattgCATTCCTTTCCAAATTGAGCGAGTGGATGAGTCAGCAGCCCAACCAGCCGGTGAGCCCAATCGGTAGATGA
- the LOC123202325 gene encoding MLO-like protein 11 isoform X3 — protein MEEDNKNDMRSLALTPTWSVATVLTIFVVVSLLVERSIHRLSNWLQKTNRKPLLSAVEKMKEEMMLLGFISLLLAASSSTIANICIPSKFYDSPFAPCFRAEIDKETEDISFDGRKLLMSFLFPHPFRRILNGLNQNTCKEGHEPFVSYEGLEQLHRFIFVMAVTHVSYSCLTMLLAIVKIHSWKVFEEEAHMDQHDCLNEIRDLTLRRQTAFVRYHTSNPFVRNGLLIWVTCFFRQLGRSVVRADYLTLRKGFIMNHNLSPKYDFHSYMIRSMEEEFQRIVGVSAPLWGFVVAFMLLNVKGSNLYFWIAITPITNAGITGFFPRAKLKPRDELFWFNKPELLLSLIHFILFQNAFELASFFWFWWQFGYNSCFIQDHLLVYSRLILGLAGQFFCSYSTLPLYALVTQMGTNYKAALIPQRIRETIHGWKNSARRKRRQSLFLDDSTIHTDRSTVMSLEECDHQLIDIPETANGTGIEIELQPHNDSAMPPVANETSNRMSTPLLRPSASISSTNTPPDFLTKGISRSYSMPTRRE, from the exons ATGGAAGAGGATAATAAAAACGATATGCGTTCATTGGCTTTAACGCCAACATGGTCTGTTGCTACGGTGCTGACCATCTTTGTTGTTGTTTCTTTGCTTGTGGAGCGCTCAATCCACCGCCTTAGCAAT TGGCTGCAGAAAACTAATCGAAAGCCTTTACTTTCAGCTGTGGAGAAAATGAAAGAAG AGATGATGCTGCTTGGATTCATTTCACTTCTTTTGGCGGCCAGTTCAAGCACAATAGCAAATATCTGCATTCCATCAAAGTTTTATGATAGTCCATTTGCTCCATGCTTCAGGGCTGAGATAGATAAAGAAACTGAAGATATATCTTTTGACGGCCGTAAACTGTTGAtgagttttctttttcctcatcCATTTCGGAGAATTTTGAATGGGTTAAATCAGAACACCTGCAAAGAG GGGCACGAGCCATTTGTTTCATATGAAGGTCTTGAGCAATTGCACCGCTTCATCTTCGTCATGGCAGTCACACATGTATCTTACAGCTGCTTAACTATGTTGTTGGCAATTGTGAAG ATTCACAGTTGGAAAGTTTTTGAGGAAGAGGCTCATATGGATCAGCATGATTGTTTAAATG AAATCAGAGATTTGACATTGCGTAGGCAAACAGCCTTTGTCAGATATCATACATCAAATCCTTTTGTCAGGAATGGTTTACTTATCTGGGTG ACCTGCTTCTTCCGGCAATTGGGGCGTTCAGTGGTTCGTGCTGATTACCTTACTCTTCGCAAGGGCTTCATTATG aATCACAACCTCAGTCCAAAATATGATTTTCACAGCTATATGATTCGCTCTATGGAAGAAGAATTTCAAAGGATAGTTGGTGTGAG CGCCCCCCTGTGGGGTTTTGTTGTTGCTTTCATGCTGCTCAATGTTAAAG GGTCTAATCTCTATTTTTGGATTGCCATCACTCCTATCACT AATGCTGGCATAACCGGATTCTTTCCCAGAGCAAAGCTGAAACCAAGAGATGAACTTTTCTGGTTCAACAAGCCAGAACTATTGTTGTCCTTGATTCATTTCATTCTCTTCCAG AATGCATTTGAGCTGGCTTCATTTTTCTGGTTTTGG TGGCAGTTTGGCTATAATTCATGCTTTATTCAGGACCATTTGTTGGTCTACTCACGGCTTATTTTGGG ACTTGCGGGGCAGTTCTTCTGCAGCTACAGCACCCTGCCTCTCTATGCATTGGTTACACAG ATGGGAACAAACTACAAGGCGGCATTGATTCCGCAGAGAATCAGGGAGACAATTCATGGATGGAAGAATTCAGCTAGGAGGAAGCGAAGGCAGAGTCTTTTCCTCGATGATTCAACTATACATACTGACAGAAGCACAGTAATGTCGTTAGAGGAATGCGATCATCAATTGATCGATATACCTGAAACTGCCAATGGGACCGGGATTGAAATTGAGTTACAACCACACAACGATTCTGCAATGCCCCCAGTTGCAAATGAGACATCAAACAGAATGAGCACACCTCTCCTTCGACCCTCCGCATCTATTTCTTCAACAAACACACCTCCAGATTTTCTAACCAAAGGTATTTCAAGATCATACTCCATGCCTACTAGAAGAGAATGA
- the LOC123202325 gene encoding MLO-like protein 11 isoform X2, whose protein sequence is MEEDNKNDMRSLALTPTWSVATVLTIFVVVSLLVERSIHRLSNWLQKTNRKPLLSAVEKMKEEMMLLGFISLLLAASSSTIANICIPSKFYDSPFAPCFRAEIDKETEDISFDGRKLLMSFLFPHPFRRILNGLNQNTCKEGHEPFVSYEGLEQLHRFIFVMAVTHVSYSCLTMLLAIVKIHSWKVFEEEAHMDQHDCLNEIRDLTLRRQTAFVRYHTSNPFVRNGLLIWVTCFFRQLGRSVVRADYLTLRKGFIMNHNLSPKYDFHSYMIRSMEEEFQRIVGVSAPLWGFVVAFMLLNVKGSNLYFWIAITPITLVLLVGTKLQHVIATLALENAGITGFFPRAKLKPRDELFWFNKPELLLSLIHFILFQFGYNSCFIQDHLLVYSRLILGLAGQFFCSYSTLPLYALVTQMGTNYKAALIPQRIRETIHGWKNSARRKRRQSLFLDDSTIHTDRSTVMSLEECDHQLIDIPETANGTGIEIELQPHNDSAMPPVANETSNRMSTPLLRPSASISSTNTPPDFLTKGISRSYSMPTRRE, encoded by the exons ATGGAAGAGGATAATAAAAACGATATGCGTTCATTGGCTTTAACGCCAACATGGTCTGTTGCTACGGTGCTGACCATCTTTGTTGTTGTTTCTTTGCTTGTGGAGCGCTCAATCCACCGCCTTAGCAAT TGGCTGCAGAAAACTAATCGAAAGCCTTTACTTTCAGCTGTGGAGAAAATGAAAGAAG AGATGATGCTGCTTGGATTCATTTCACTTCTTTTGGCGGCCAGTTCAAGCACAATAGCAAATATCTGCATTCCATCAAAGTTTTATGATAGTCCATTTGCTCCATGCTTCAGGGCTGAGATAGATAAAGAAACTGAAGATATATCTTTTGACGGCCGTAAACTGTTGAtgagttttctttttcctcatcCATTTCGGAGAATTTTGAATGGGTTAAATCAGAACACCTGCAAAGAG GGGCACGAGCCATTTGTTTCATATGAAGGTCTTGAGCAATTGCACCGCTTCATCTTCGTCATGGCAGTCACACATGTATCTTACAGCTGCTTAACTATGTTGTTGGCAATTGTGAAG ATTCACAGTTGGAAAGTTTTTGAGGAAGAGGCTCATATGGATCAGCATGATTGTTTAAATG AAATCAGAGATTTGACATTGCGTAGGCAAACAGCCTTTGTCAGATATCATACATCAAATCCTTTTGTCAGGAATGGTTTACTTATCTGGGTG ACCTGCTTCTTCCGGCAATTGGGGCGTTCAGTGGTTCGTGCTGATTACCTTACTCTTCGCAAGGGCTTCATTATG aATCACAACCTCAGTCCAAAATATGATTTTCACAGCTATATGATTCGCTCTATGGAAGAAGAATTTCAAAGGATAGTTGGTGTGAG CGCCCCCCTGTGGGGTTTTGTTGTTGCTTTCATGCTGCTCAATGTTAAAG GGTCTAATCTCTATTTTTGGATTGCCATCACTCCTATCACT CTTGTTCTCCTTGTGGGCACAAAGCTGCAGCATGTTATTGCGACCTTGGCATTGGAGAATGCTGGCATAACCGGATTCTTTCCCAGAGCAAAGCTGAAACCAAGAGATGAACTTTTCTGGTTCAACAAGCCAGAACTATTGTTGTCCTTGATTCATTTCATTCTCTTCCAG TTTGGCTATAATTCATGCTTTATTCAGGACCATTTGTTGGTCTACTCACGGCTTATTTTGGG ACTTGCGGGGCAGTTCTTCTGCAGCTACAGCACCCTGCCTCTCTATGCATTGGTTACACAG ATGGGAACAAACTACAAGGCGGCATTGATTCCGCAGAGAATCAGGGAGACAATTCATGGATGGAAGAATTCAGCTAGGAGGAAGCGAAGGCAGAGTCTTTTCCTCGATGATTCAACTATACATACTGACAGAAGCACAGTAATGTCGTTAGAGGAATGCGATCATCAATTGATCGATATACCTGAAACTGCCAATGGGACCGGGATTGAAATTGAGTTACAACCACACAACGATTCTGCAATGCCCCCAGTTGCAAATGAGACATCAAACAGAATGAGCACACCTCTCCTTCGACCCTCCGCATCTATTTCTTCAACAAACACACCTCCAGATTTTCTAACCAAAGGTATTTCAAGATCATACTCCATGCCTACTAGAAGAGAATGA
- the LOC123202325 gene encoding MLO-like protein 11 isoform X1, with protein MEEDNKNDMRSLALTPTWSVATVLTIFVVVSLLVERSIHRLSNWLQKTNRKPLLSAVEKMKEEMMLLGFISLLLAASSSTIANICIPSKFYDSPFAPCFRAEIDKETEDISFDGRKLLMSFLFPHPFRRILNGLNQNTCKEGHEPFVSYEGLEQLHRFIFVMAVTHVSYSCLTMLLAIVKIHSWKVFEEEAHMDQHDCLNEIRDLTLRRQTAFVRYHTSNPFVRNGLLIWVTCFFRQLGRSVVRADYLTLRKGFIMNHNLSPKYDFHSYMIRSMEEEFQRIVGVSAPLWGFVVAFMLLNVKGSNLYFWIAITPITLVLLVGTKLQHVIATLALENAGITGFFPRAKLKPRDELFWFNKPELLLSLIHFILFQNAFELASFFWFWWQFGYNSCFIQDHLLVYSRLILGLAGQFFCSYSTLPLYALVTQMGTNYKAALIPQRIRETIHGWKNSARRKRRQSLFLDDSTIHTDRSTVMSLEECDHQLIDIPETANGTGIEIELQPHNDSAMPPVANETSNRMSTPLLRPSASISSTNTPPDFLTKGISRSYSMPTRRE; from the exons ATGGAAGAGGATAATAAAAACGATATGCGTTCATTGGCTTTAACGCCAACATGGTCTGTTGCTACGGTGCTGACCATCTTTGTTGTTGTTTCTTTGCTTGTGGAGCGCTCAATCCACCGCCTTAGCAAT TGGCTGCAGAAAACTAATCGAAAGCCTTTACTTTCAGCTGTGGAGAAAATGAAAGAAG AGATGATGCTGCTTGGATTCATTTCACTTCTTTTGGCGGCCAGTTCAAGCACAATAGCAAATATCTGCATTCCATCAAAGTTTTATGATAGTCCATTTGCTCCATGCTTCAGGGCTGAGATAGATAAAGAAACTGAAGATATATCTTTTGACGGCCGTAAACTGTTGAtgagttttctttttcctcatcCATTTCGGAGAATTTTGAATGGGTTAAATCAGAACACCTGCAAAGAG GGGCACGAGCCATTTGTTTCATATGAAGGTCTTGAGCAATTGCACCGCTTCATCTTCGTCATGGCAGTCACACATGTATCTTACAGCTGCTTAACTATGTTGTTGGCAATTGTGAAG ATTCACAGTTGGAAAGTTTTTGAGGAAGAGGCTCATATGGATCAGCATGATTGTTTAAATG AAATCAGAGATTTGACATTGCGTAGGCAAACAGCCTTTGTCAGATATCATACATCAAATCCTTTTGTCAGGAATGGTTTACTTATCTGGGTG ACCTGCTTCTTCCGGCAATTGGGGCGTTCAGTGGTTCGTGCTGATTACCTTACTCTTCGCAAGGGCTTCATTATG aATCACAACCTCAGTCCAAAATATGATTTTCACAGCTATATGATTCGCTCTATGGAAGAAGAATTTCAAAGGATAGTTGGTGTGAG CGCCCCCCTGTGGGGTTTTGTTGTTGCTTTCATGCTGCTCAATGTTAAAG GGTCTAATCTCTATTTTTGGATTGCCATCACTCCTATCACT CTTGTTCTCCTTGTGGGCACAAAGCTGCAGCATGTTATTGCGACCTTGGCATTGGAGAATGCTGGCATAACCGGATTCTTTCCCAGAGCAAAGCTGAAACCAAGAGATGAACTTTTCTGGTTCAACAAGCCAGAACTATTGTTGTCCTTGATTCATTTCATTCTCTTCCAG AATGCATTTGAGCTGGCTTCATTTTTCTGGTTTTGG TGGCAGTTTGGCTATAATTCATGCTTTATTCAGGACCATTTGTTGGTCTACTCACGGCTTATTTTGGG ACTTGCGGGGCAGTTCTTCTGCAGCTACAGCACCCTGCCTCTCTATGCATTGGTTACACAG ATGGGAACAAACTACAAGGCGGCATTGATTCCGCAGAGAATCAGGGAGACAATTCATGGATGGAAGAATTCAGCTAGGAGGAAGCGAAGGCAGAGTCTTTTCCTCGATGATTCAACTATACATACTGACAGAAGCACAGTAATGTCGTTAGAGGAATGCGATCATCAATTGATCGATATACCTGAAACTGCCAATGGGACCGGGATTGAAATTGAGTTACAACCACACAACGATTCTGCAATGCCCCCAGTTGCAAATGAGACATCAAACAGAATGAGCACACCTCTCCTTCGACCCTCCGCATCTATTTCTTCAACAAACACACCTCCAGATTTTCTAACCAAAGGTATTTCAAGATCATACTCCATGCCTACTAGAAGAGAATGA